In Alkalibaculum bacchi, a single genomic region encodes these proteins:
- a CDS encoding aminoacyl-histidine dipeptidase has translation MTDLFYEYEPKEVLRYFAEISQIPRGSGEEKAISDYLVSFATNRGLEVFQDAYNNVLIKKEASPGYEDAPIVILQGHMDMVWEKNKDVEHDFLTQGIKLRIVDGHIYAENTTLGADNGIAVAMTLALLDCKNISHPKIEAVFTVEEETGLTGATNFDGSKLSGRYLINLDSEDDTEIMVSCAGGIRIHHEVDLQYMSAPKNSLCYKISITGLKGGHSGMDINLNRANANKLLARILYDIKRAKKMHLVDIWGGSKDNAIPREAEATIVVCDSVQVVFESAMKKFQELFAEEYATSDPNISVSVSLVDDCKRCLTKETTEKIVNLLMILPNGVQTMSADMKDLVESSINTAVLAIKEDILDVTSSARSSVNSKKDTIVEICQCIADTLKIEMNTNSAYPGWALDKDSKLRDQAIDSYYRLFGTEPKIVATHAGVECGIFKEKISDLDMISIGPNMYDVHTPNEHVSIASIEKSWQWLLEILRTIE, from the coding sequence ATGACAGATTTATTTTATGAATATGAACCAAAGGAAGTTTTACGTTACTTTGCTGAGATATCTCAAATCCCTAGAGGTTCAGGTGAAGAAAAGGCCATTAGCGATTATCTAGTTTCTTTTGCTACCAATCGAGGATTAGAGGTGTTTCAAGATGCTTACAATAATGTACTTATCAAAAAAGAAGCATCTCCAGGTTATGAAGATGCCCCTATTGTAATTTTACAAGGACACATGGATATGGTTTGGGAAAAAAATAAAGATGTAGAGCACGATTTTTTAACCCAAGGAATCAAGTTAAGGATTGTAGATGGTCATATTTATGCTGAAAATACTACCCTTGGTGCTGACAATGGCATTGCCGTAGCTATGACTCTAGCGTTATTAGATTGTAAGAATATATCTCACCCGAAAATAGAAGCAGTGTTTACTGTAGAAGAGGAAACCGGGCTTACTGGAGCAACAAATTTCGATGGTTCAAAATTATCTGGAAGGTATTTAATCAATTTAGATTCAGAAGATGACACAGAAATCATGGTCAGTTGTGCAGGAGGTATCCGCATTCATCACGAAGTAGATTTACAATACATGTCTGCACCTAAGAATTCTTTATGCTATAAAATTTCAATAACCGGCTTAAAGGGCGGTCATTCAGGAATGGATATTAATTTAAACAGAGCTAACGCCAATAAGCTTTTGGCTCGTATTCTCTACGATATAAAGAGAGCAAAAAAAATGCACTTAGTAGATATCTGGGGGGGCTCTAAAGATAATGCCATTCCTCGTGAAGCGGAAGCAACTATTGTTGTATGCGACTCCGTACAGGTGGTTTTTGAATCTGCTATGAAAAAATTTCAAGAACTCTTTGCGGAAGAATATGCTACAAGTGATCCTAATATTTCAGTAAGTGTATCTTTAGTAGACGATTGCAAAAGATGCTTAACTAAGGAGACTACAGAAAAAATTGTCAATCTACTGATGATTTTACCTAATGGAGTACAAACTATGAGTGCTGATATGAAAGACTTAGTAGAAAGTTCAATTAATACGGCAGTACTGGCAATTAAAGAAGATATACTAGACGTAACTTCTTCTGCTAGGAGTAGCGTAAACTCAAAAAAAGATACAATCGTAGAAATATGCCAATGTATTGCAGATACTTTAAAAATTGAAATGAATACCAATAGCGCCTATCCAGGATGGGCACTTGATAAAGACTCAAAATTAAGGGATCAAGCAATAGATTCTTATTATAGACTCTTTGGCACCGAACCTAAAATTGTTGCAACACATGCAGGCGTAGAATGTGGAATATTTAAAGAAAAAATTTCAGATTTAGATATGATCTCCATAGGACCAAATATGTACGATGTCCACACGCCAAACGAGCATGTAAGCATTGCCTCTATTGAGAAATCTTGGCAGTGGCTGTTAGAAATATTAAGAACAATAGAATAA
- a CDS encoding VanZ family protein, producing the protein MFTISLERFKMTKYKKTIFLLIIYTTFVLILTLAPYKESVKFDDSYNLTLFKSINNYVKHMQNFGIINLEAFRYLPFEVIRFANSVFTVSFKNILGNLVLFLPLGFLTSFLIKSKKLISVFTYSLLFSTLIEVMQYIFLTSRRADVDDVILNTVGGVLGYLIYKIGGRK; encoded by the coding sequence ATGTTTACTATTTCGCTAGAAAGGTTCAAAATGACTAAATACAAAAAAACAATATTTTTATTAATCATATATACCACATTCGTGTTGATTCTAACACTAGCTCCATATAAGGAGAGTGTCAAATTTGACGATTCTTACAATTTAACTCTATTTAAAAGTATAAACAATTATGTGAAGCATATGCAAAATTTTGGAATTATCAATTTAGAAGCCTTTAGATACTTGCCCTTTGAAGTGATTCGCTTTGCAAATTCCGTTTTTACGGTTTCTTTTAAAAATATATTAGGGAATTTAGTGCTTTTTCTTCCTTTGGGCTTTTTAACATCATTCTTAATTAAAAGCAAAAAACTAATTTCTGTATTTACGTACAGTTTGCTTTTTTCTACACTAATAGAAGTAATGCAATACATATTTTTAACTAGTCGTAGAGCAGATGTAGATGATGTGATATTGAATACGGTTGGTGGAGTGTTGGGATATTTGATATATAAAATAGGTGGTAGGAAATAG
- a CDS encoding D-alanine--D-alanine ligase family protein, translated as MKQVIGIVFGGKSGEHDVSLMSASNVIDVMDKSKYDVVKIGISRTGEWMMYNGDTKRIAADTWQQDEKNLIKGFSIFDHPIIKNVDVFFPILHGPNGEDGTVQGLFKLLGKPFVGCGVLASSVGMDKVYSKILFEHAGIPIGDYTSLQRGDWKTSEEDSIVEIEKKLQYPFFVKPANMGSSVGISKVHNRQEAIEGIKEAFKYDSKLILEKAINCREVECAVLGNESPIASILGEIVPSQEFYDYKAKYIDGDKSALIIPANLDESTTQQIREYAVKAFKCVNGRGLSRVDFFVDKDTGDVLINEINTLPGFTNISMYPKLWEATGISYVELIERIISLAIDEFNS; from the coding sequence ATGAAACAAGTAATTGGCATAGTATTTGGTGGAAAGTCTGGCGAACATGATGTTTCCTTAATGTCAGCCAGCAATGTAATAGATGTAATGGATAAAAGTAAGTATGATGTGGTTAAAATAGGGATTTCTCGAACTGGCGAATGGATGATGTATAATGGTGATACAAAGAGAATCGCCGCAGATACCTGGCAACAAGATGAAAAAAATCTCATAAAAGGTTTTTCCATATTTGATCACCCTATTATTAAGAATGTAGATGTGTTTTTCCCAATTCTCCATGGGCCAAATGGAGAAGATGGAACCGTTCAAGGTTTGTTCAAATTGCTTGGTAAACCTTTTGTTGGCTGTGGAGTCTTAGCATCTTCTGTAGGAATGGATAAAGTCTATTCAAAGATCTTATTTGAACATGCAGGAATACCTATAGGAGATTATACATCCTTACAAAGAGGCGATTGGAAAACAAGCGAGGAAGATTCTATTGTAGAAATTGAAAAGAAATTGCAATACCCTTTCTTTGTAAAGCCGGCCAATATGGGTTCGAGCGTAGGAATTTCAAAAGTTCACAATCGCCAAGAAGCAATAGAAGGGATAAAAGAAGCTTTTAAGTACGATAGCAAGCTGATTTTAGAAAAGGCTATTAATTGTAGAGAAGTGGAATGCGCTGTTCTAGGGAATGAAAGTCCTATAGCATCCATTTTGGGAGAAATTGTACCTTCTCAAGAATTCTACGATTATAAAGCCAAATATATTGATGGAGATAAATCTGCTTTAATTATACCTGCAAATTTAGATGAGTCTACAACACAACAAATTAGAGAGTATGCAGTAAAAGCCTTTAAATGCGTGAATGGTAGAGGTCTATCTAGGGTAGATTTCTTTGTGGATAAAGACACAGGTGATGTACTTATTAACGAAATCAATACACTACCAGGCTTTACAAATATCAGCATGTACCCTAAATTATGGGAAGCAACTGGAATATCATATGTAGAGTTAATCGAGAGAATCATCTCCTTAGCTATAGACGAATTTAATAGTTAG
- the argS gene encoding arginine--tRNA ligase: MNSTIEKVIENVKSAINESIKKCIAEGEFTLESIPTIIIEVPREESYGDFSTNIAMQITKQARKSPKLIGEAIMNNINTEEGYIQSVELAGPGFINFRLKKSWIYEVLEEIYDKRDHYGNSDIGKGKKVNVEYISANPTGPMHMGNARGGSIGDAIAAVLHRAGYEVSKEFYINDAGNQIEKFGQSLEARYLQIIGEDVGFPEDGYQGNDIIEHMKNFVDIHGDKYKKVDSEERKKALVDYALKLNIQKIKDDLAEYGVKYDTWFYESTLHEANSVGNIIKELQDKGHAYKKDGAIWFKTSNFGCEKDDVLVRNNGIPTYFAADIAYHANKLRTREFDWSINVWGADHHGHIARLKAGIEALGINPDRLTVVIMQLVRLTRKGEIERMSKRKGTAISLSDLIEEVGRDAARFFFNLRSPDSHLDFDLDLAVEESNDNPVFYVQYAYARICSILRQLDIEASFSQVSLALLKEKEEITLIRKLADLPQEIIKAGEKLDPSKITKYVLDLSSDFHSFYNACRVKVEDEELMKARIILIQCTRQVIKNCLDILGVNAPEKM; encoded by the coding sequence ATGAATAGTACCATAGAAAAAGTAATTGAAAATGTCAAATCTGCAATAAATGAAAGTATAAAAAAATGTATTGCTGAGGGAGAATTTACTCTAGAGAGTATTCCTACTATTATCATCGAGGTTCCTAGAGAAGAAAGTTATGGAGATTTTTCTACTAATATCGCCATGCAAATTACGAAACAAGCAAGAAAATCACCTAAATTAATAGGCGAAGCCATTATGAACAATATTAATACAGAAGAAGGCTATATTCAGTCCGTAGAGCTAGCCGGCCCAGGGTTTATTAATTTTCGATTAAAGAAAAGCTGGATCTATGAGGTGTTAGAAGAAATATACGATAAAAGAGATCATTATGGAAATAGTGATATTGGAAAAGGAAAAAAAGTTAATGTAGAGTATATTAGTGCCAATCCTACAGGACCTATGCATATGGGGAATGCTAGAGGGGGATCTATTGGAGATGCCATTGCCGCAGTTTTACATCGAGCAGGATATGAGGTCTCAAAAGAATTTTACATTAATGATGCAGGCAATCAAATTGAAAAATTTGGTCAGTCTTTAGAAGCGAGATATCTCCAAATTATAGGTGAAGACGTAGGGTTTCCAGAGGATGGATATCAAGGTAATGATATCATAGAACATATGAAAAACTTTGTAGATATTCATGGGGATAAATATAAAAAGGTAGACAGTGAAGAGCGAAAAAAGGCTCTTGTAGACTACGCTTTAAAATTAAATATTCAAAAGATCAAAGATGATTTAGCCGAATACGGTGTAAAATATGATACTTGGTTTTATGAGAGCACTTTGCATGAGGCAAATTCAGTGGGAAATATCATAAAAGAGCTTCAAGATAAAGGTCATGCTTATAAAAAAGATGGAGCTATATGGTTTAAGACTTCAAATTTTGGATGTGAAAAAGACGATGTTCTCGTTCGAAACAACGGCATTCCAACCTATTTTGCAGCAGATATTGCCTATCACGCAAATAAACTGCGTACTAGAGAATTCGATTGGTCTATTAATGTCTGGGGTGCAGACCATCATGGACATATTGCAAGGCTAAAAGCAGGTATTGAAGCTTTAGGAATCAATCCAGACAGATTGACAGTAGTTATTATGCAATTAGTTCGCCTCACACGAAAAGGCGAGATCGAAAGAATGTCTAAGAGAAAAGGAACGGCTATATCTTTATCGGATTTGATTGAAGAGGTAGGAAGGGATGCGGCGAGATTTTTCTTTAATCTTAGATCTCCAGATAGTCATCTAGACTTTGATTTAGATCTAGCAGTAGAAGAATCTAATGATAATCCTGTCTTTTACGTTCAATATGCATACGCTAGAATTTGTAGTATCCTAAGACAATTAGATATAGAGGCAAGTTTTTCTCAAGTGTCATTAGCTCTTTTAAAAGAGAAAGAAGAAATTACCCTTATTCGAAAACTAGCAGATTTGCCACAAGAAATCATCAAAGCTGGGGAAAAGCTAGACCCAAGTAAGATAACGAAATATGTTCTTGATTTATCATCTGATTTCCATAGTTTCTACAATGCCTGTAGAGTAAAAGTGGAAGATGAAGAGCTCATGAAAGCGAGAATCATATTAATTCAATGTACGAGACAGGTAATAAAAAATTGTTTAGATATATTGGGCGTAAATGCTCCAGAAAAAATGTAA
- a CDS encoding DUF1934 domain-containing protein, whose amino-acid sequence MDQNKQKVLIRIKGTTKQEGESDEVIELVTQGEMYKKRKSNYIMYKESEVSGLEGTTTTLKIEGDKISIIRLGTMNSHMTFEKGKKSYNMYSTPYGEMTLSICTQDININYNQEHDPTNIYVDYNVEIQGLMAARNILDIQVKH is encoded by the coding sequence ATGGATCAAAATAAACAGAAAGTATTAATTCGAATAAAAGGTACTACAAAACAAGAGGGCGAATCTGACGAAGTAATTGAATTAGTAACTCAAGGCGAAATGTACAAAAAGCGAAAGAGTAATTATATCATGTACAAAGAATCCGAGGTATCGGGCTTAGAGGGGACTACTACTACATTAAAAATTGAAGGCGATAAAATCTCTATTATTCGCTTAGGCACCATGAATTCCCATATGACCTTTGAAAAGGGAAAGAAAAGCTATAATATGTACTCTACTCCATATGGAGAGATGACGCTTAGCATTTGTACACAAGATATTAATATAAATTACAATCAAGAGCACGATCCAACAAATATATATGTAGACTACAATGTTGAGATACAAGGTTTAATGGCTGCCCGCAATATTCTAGATATACAAGTGAAGCACTAA